The sequence GATGGATGTGGTGCCAGTCTAGATCCAGGTTTTCGCCGGCGAATTCACAGAAAATTGATATCGCCAGTAAAATAACGCCCGGCAACGGCCGTTATAGATAGATAACCCTGGTATGAATGTGGGTTTGTGTAATGAACTGAGCGCGCTGTTGTAAAAGCGGGCTTGGGTCGGGCAGTAGCAGTTGAGGTGACCTTGGACGAAATGCCGTGATCTTGCGGCATATACATTTGGGTCAGTAAGGCCATAGCGGAACGGCAGATCATCGGGGGGATGAATGGCACCGATGCAGCTCCTGTGAATGGCTGCAGTTTGTGGCAGTTGCCCGGCTGAGCACACATGGCCTGATGCAATCAGCATGGCTGTTGGCTCCGGTTAGCTCCATGATCGCGCGCCTTAAGCGTTAGCGCGGCAACGGTCTTCGTGAAATAAGTAGACCTCGGATGACACAGAGTGAAATCGGCTATAGTCGGACGAGCCGCATGCACGATGGAGTCGCAAGCAAATTAACAAATTTGAAACTTAGAATAGCTGCATGACTGAAGTATTGGGGCGTCGGTTATCGGTTGAAGGGAGTGCAATGCCAGATCCAGTCAGGGTCGTAGTAGCCGATGATCATCCGGTGATTTTATTTGGTGCAGAGCATGCGCTGCTTAAGTTTCCAGGAATCGAGGTAGTTGCGCGTGCGCGCCAGTCCACCGAGTTGGTCAAAAATACTGCAAACAGTGCCGTGCGATGTTTTAGTCACGGATCTCGCTATGCCTGGTGGGCAATTTGGCGATGGTTTGCCATTGATTGGCTATTTACGCCGGAATTTTCCTGTATTGCCTATCGTGGTGCTGACCATGCTGGAAAATGCAGCTTTGCTCAAGCGTTTAAATGATTTAGGCGTGATTTCGGTTGTCAATAAATCTGATGACTTAAGTCATATCGGCCTGGCCGTGCAGCATGTCTGTCGCAATATTGAGTACATGAGCCCGTCGGTTAAAACTTCGCTTGATGCATTGCGCATGAATGCCGGTGGCAAAAATGACGAAGTCATTTTGTCCCGGCGTGAACTGGAAGTGGTGCGACTGTTTGTTTCAGGGATGACGATCAAGGAGATCTCTGAGCAGCTCAACCGGAGCATCAAAACCATCAGCACGCAAAAAAATACAGCGATGCGCAAGTTGGGTCTGGACCGCGATTCCGAATTGTTTCAGTACGCGCAAAGCAACGGCCTGGCCAATTTGTCGTCATCTAGCGATGGTGACTAACGCCACCACGCGATAGCCCGGCTAGCAATCAGGCAACGGCACAGCACAAGGCCACCTGTCATGCATGATGACAGGTGGCCTTGTTGTTTGTTGGTGGCGCTCTGCGCGCGTTTCTTGCGGCTACGCTGAAACGGATCGAGCCGCAGTGCGCTTACTTGGGCGAGGTGGTGCCGCCATGGGCCGCTGACCATTCAGCGGGTGCGTGCAGGAACTTCTCCACTTCATCGAGCACTTTGGTGTCGAAATAACCCGAGGCCTTCGCTACCCGCAACACATCCCACCAGGTGGCCAGCGCGTGCAGATCGACGTCGATGTCTTTCAGCACCGATACGCTTTCTTTGAAGATGTTGTAGTGAAACAGCACGAAGCAGTGGTTCACCGTCGCGCCTGCTGTACGCAATGCGTTGATGAAGTTGATCTTGCTGCGGCTATCGGTGGTCAGGTCTTCAACCAGCAGCACGCGCTGGCCTTCGGTTAGCAACCCTTCGATTTGTGCATTACGGCCAAAACCTTTGGGCTTCTTCCGCACGTACTGCATCGGCACCATCAAACGGTCTGAGAGCCATGCCGCAAATGGAATGCCTGCAGTCTCGCCACCTGCGACAGCATCAATTTGCTCATAACCAACATCACGCAGGATCGTGGCCTCTGCCATTTCCATCAGGCCACGTCGAACGCGGGGATATGAAATCAGCTTGCGGCAGTCGATATAGACCGGGCTGGCCCAGCCAGAGGTGAAAATGTAAGGTTTGTCCGCATTGAAATGTACAGCCTGAACCTCCAGGAGCATTTTCGCGGTGGTGTCGGAGATCGTCTGACGATCGAAGCCTGTCATGAGGGCAATCCTTGGATTTTGAAAGCGGAAGGAGGCACGCAGCCCGGCACGTGGCCCGATGGGCAAGCCAGGTGACGATGTGCTGTGAGGTGCTGCCGGGTGTAGTCAGGACAGGGCGGGGCCAACCCGCCTGCCAAGCCTATGCCAGGCGCGTAGCCCAGCAGTTTACCCGATTCAGCCGGGGCCGACGAGGCGTTCCACAGCCGTCCAACGCTATATCGGGACTGTGCTACTTGGTATTTCAGCGCCCTGGGAGGGCCTGTGCGCGGTGTACACTGGCCGCCCCGCAAAAGCTCTGCGCTGTCTTGTTTGCCGCTCAGTGTCGCCGTCGCGCCCAACCGGCGCGAGCGTGACCCGGTCGCAGTCGATTACCCCTTCGATCCTTGCAAGCAATGTATTCAGCCACGAGCAGGGCTTTATCTACTTACGTCTCGCAGGCTAAAACATGGACGAACAACTGAAGCAAAGCGCTCTCGCGTATCACCAGAACCCGAAACCAGGCAAGATCTCGGTCACGCCAACCAAGCCACTGTCGAACCAGCTCGATTTGTCGCTGGCGTATTCGCCGGGGGTTGCGGCGGCATGCGAGGCGATATTTGCCAATCCCCTCGACGCGCAAAAGTACACCTCGCGCGGCAACCTGGTGGGCGTGATTACAAACGGCACGGCGGTGCTCGGGCTCGGTAATATCGGGCCGCTGGCAGCCAAGCCAGTAATGGAAGGCAAGGGTTGCCTGTTCAAAAAATTCGCGGGTATCGACGTGTTCGATATCGAACTGGACGAATCTGATCCGGACAAGCTGGTCGATGCGATCGCCATGCTGGAGCCCACGCTAGGCGGGATCAATCTCGAAGACATCAAGGCACCTGAGTGCTTCTACATCGAGAAAAAGCTCCGTGAGCGGATGAAGATCCCGGTGTTCCACGATGACCAGCATGGGACGGCGATTATTGCGTCAGCCGCGATCCTCAATGGTTTGAAAGTCGTTGGCAAAAAGCTCGATGAAGTGAAGCTGGTGTGTTCCGGCGCGGGTGCTGCGGCGATCGCCTGCCTTGATTTGCTGGTGCATCTGGGGCTGTCGAAAAAGAACGTGTTGGTTGCTGATTCAAAAGGCGTGATTTACGAAGGGCGGGGCAATCTCGATCCTTCCAAAGAACGTTATGCCGCTACAACCGAGGCGCGCACGCTGGCCGACGCAATTCGCGGCGCCGATGTGTTTCTTGGCTGTTCCAGCGCTGGCGTGCTGAAGCCCGAGATGGTCATGGAGATGGGCACGCAACCATTGATCCTCGCGCTGGCCAATCCCGAGCCTGAAATCCGTCCTGAAGATGCGAAGAAGGTCCGTCCTGACTGCATCATCGCCACGGGCCGTTCGGATTACCCGAATCAGGTCAACAACGTGCTGTGTTTTCCTTTCATCTTCCGCGGCGCACTGGACGTTGGTGCGACGACGATTACCGAAGAGATGAAACTGGCATGCGTGCGCGCAATCGCTGAGCTGGCGGAAGAAACCGATCAGGGCGATGAAGTAGCCAAAGCATATGAAGGTCATTCGCTCGAATTCGGTCCGGAATATCTGATCCCGAAGCCGTTTGATCCACGTCTCATCATCAAGATTGCGCCTGCCGTGGCGCAGGCGGCGATGGATTCGGGCGTGGCCACGCGTCCGATCAAGGACATGGATGCCTACCGCGAAGAACTGGGCACGACGGTGTACCGCACTGGCATGGTGATGCGGCCGGTATTCGCCGCGGCGCGGGAGCAGGTTGCGCGCATCGTGTTCGCCGAAGGCGAGGACGAGCGCGTGCTGCGCGCTGCGCAGTTTGTGCTACTGGAAAAAATTGCCCGGCCAATCATCATCGGCCGCCCTGCGGTGGTGGAGATGCGTCTGAAGAAGATGGGCTCGAAGCTGCGCTGCGGCGAAGACTTCGAAATCGTCAATCCTGAGGACGACCCGCGTTACCAGAAATGCTGGCAGGAATATCACGAGATTGGCGCGCGCGAGGGGGTCACGCCCGAAGTGGCGAAAGCAGCGATGCGCAAGTTCAACACGCTGATTGGTGCGATCCTGGTGCGCCTGGGCGATGCGGACGGCATGATCTGCGGCATGATCGACACGTACCACAGCCATTTGAAGCTGATTGAGCAGGTGCTGGGCAAGGCGGACAACGCGCAGAGCCTCGCGGCGATGAACCTGCTGATGTTGCCAGGACGCAATCTGTTTATCTGCGATACCTACGTGAATGAACTGCCGAGTGCTGAGCAACTTGCTGACATGACCGTGCTGGCTGCGCGGGAAATCGAAAAATTTGGCATCACGCCGAAGGTCGCATTGCTGTCCAATTCGAATTTCGGCAGTGCGCCATCAGCGTCTTCGCAGCGGATGGCAGCGGCACGCAAGCTGATCGTGCAACGTGCGCCAGGCCTCGAAATTGACGGCGAAATGCATGGTGATGCGGCGTTGTCTGAAGCGGTGCGCAAGGCGGCATTCCCAGGTTCGGCGCTGACTGGCGAAGCCAATCTGCTCATCATGCCGAACGTCGAAGCGGCAAACATCACCTACAACCTGCTGAAGATGATCGGCGGTGATGGCGTAACGGTTGGCCCATTCCTGCTCGGCGTAGAAAAGCCGGTGCATATCCTGACGCCCGCCGCTACGGTGCGACGCATCATCAACATGACGGCTGTCGCAGCCGCTAACGTTCGCGCAAGCTAATTAGCTGCTGCGCCTGCTGCGGCCTGGTGCGTATGGCTGGAAGCAGCAACGGGAACGCAGGTGCTTTGAACGGTGGTCCAGGTTGGAAGAAAGCGCCATGGAAGACTATTTCCATGGCGCTTTTTACTTTTTATTGTGTTGCTTGTGCGAGCACTTGCCGCAAAGCGTCATGCCGCGTGCCGCGCATGGCCTCCGCCAGGTGCTCTCCAGCGGAGTAGCAACGCGTGCCATTTAACGCGCACCACGCTTAGGTTGTGATCTTTCACGTGACCATAGCCGCGGATTTCATCGGGCAGACTGGCCAGTTCGATCGCCAGTGGCACCCGTTCAGCATTCAGGCTGCCCAGCAGCTCTGCCACGAGAGCCTCGTATTCGCCGATCAGCGCGCGTTCAGTGCGCCGCTCCGCCGTATGGCCGAAAGGGTCTAGCGGGCTGCCGCGCAGGAATTTCAGCTTGGCCAGCACCCGGAACACGTTTAAAAGCCACGGCCCGTATTGCTTTTTCACTAGATGCCCATGCGCATCTTTTTTCGCCAATAACGGCGGCGCGAGATAGAACTTCAGCTTCCAGTTGCCTTCGAACTGCGCTGCAAGTTTTTCGATGAAGGCTGGATCAGCATGAAGACGCGCGACCTCATACTCATCCTTGTAGGCCATTAGCTTGTACAGATTGCGTGCGACGGCTTCGCTCAGCGGTTCGTGCGGGGTGCCGCTAGCATCGGGTGGGTTCAGGGCGCGCTCGACGGTACGAACCCGCTCGATCAGCGCACTGTAGCGTTGCGCATAGGCGCTGTTCTGATACGCAGTGAGCGCCGTGACGCGCGTGGCGATCAGCGTATCCAGCGCTTTCCGGGTATGCAACGTGATGACGGTCGCACTGTTCTCTGCTCTGGAAGCGCCGCTGGCCGCGGCAGCCATGCGTTGCACGGCCGCTGGATCATGTGCCGTGCGCCGGCCCCATTCGAATGCGGCGAGATTCTTCTCGACTTGCACTGCGTTGAGTTCGATGGCGCGTACCAGTGACTGGCAGGCGAGCGGCACCCAGCCTTTTTGCCATGCATAGCCCAGTACAAATGGATTCGTATAAATCGCGTCACCCAGCAGCGTGACGGCGAAGTGATGGGCGTCAACGCTATCGACGTTGGCGTCGCCCGCCGCCAGTTTCACGTCGGCTTGCGCGTTTGAGCCAGGAAAGCGCCAGTGCGGATTTTTGATGAATTCGGCTGTTGGTGTCGGTGCGCTATTTAGCACGACACGGGTCTGGCCGAGCTGCATCCGCGACAGGCATTCATTACTGGCACTCACAATTGCATCGCAGCCAATCACGAGCCTTGCATCACCCATGGCAATGCGCGTCGCGTGGATCTCCTCAGGCTGGTTGGCGATCTGCACATGGCTCATCACGGCCCCGCCTTTTTGTGCGAGCCCGGTGACATCGAGCACCGTGACACCCTTGTTTTCCAGATGGGCCGCCATCCCAAGCAGCGCGCCGATGGTCACGACACCCGTACCGCCGACGCCTGTCACGAGCACACCGTAAGGTCGTTCAATCACTGGCAGGCTGGGCTCAGGCAGGGGCGGCAGCGCGTCGTAGCCGATTCCGGACGCCGCGCGGGGTTTACGTAACTGGCCGCCTTCGACCGAAACAAAGCTCGGGCAAAACCCTTTCAGGCAGGAAAAGTCCTTGTTGCAACTGGACTGGTTAATTTGCCGCTTGGTGCCGAATTCGGTTTCGAGCGGCTCTACCGATAGGCAGTTCGATTGCACCGAGCAATCCCCGCAACCTTCGCAGACTGCCGGGTTAATCACGACGCGCTTAGCCGGATCTGGATACGCACCGCGTTTGCGGCGGCGGCGTTTTTCGGTGGCGCAGGTCTGGTCGTAGATCAAGATCGTGGTGCCAGCGATCTCGCGGAGTTCACGCTGCACGTCATCTAGCTGGTCACGGTGATGAATCGTCACACCCGGCGCGAGCTGGGTGGTGCTGTGGTATTTCTCCGGCTCGTCGGTGACGATCACGATTTTTGTAGCACCCTCAGCGGCCAGCTGATGCGAGATCTGCGGCACGGTTAACACGCCGTCAACAGGCTGGCCGCCGGTCATCGCCACGGCGTCGTTATAGAGAATCTTGTAGGTGATGCTGGTTTTGGACGCGATGGCGGCGCGAATCGCCAGCAAGCCCGAATGAAAATACGTGCCATCGCCCAGGTTGACGAACACGTGCTTGTCGTCAGTGAACGGTGCCTGCCCGATCCACGCAACGCCTTCACCGCCCATCTGGCTAAACGTGCTTGTGCTGCGATCCATCCAGAGCGTCATGTAGTGACAGCCGATGCCAGCCATCGCGCGGGAACCGTCGGGGACATTGGTCGAGGTGTTATGCGGGCAACCGGAGCAAAACCATGGCTTGCGTTCCGCTTCGACGCGCGGCAGCGCCAGCGCGCGCTCTTTGGCCTCGATCACTGCGATGCGTGTGGCAATGCGGCTGCGCACATCGGCGGGCAGATCGAATTTGCTTAGCCGCGTGGCAATCGCTTTGGCGATGATGGCGGGAGACAGCTCGTAGTGCGCAGGTAGCAGCCAGTTGCCCATCGGGACGGACCATTCGCCACCGGCCCCGTCTTTTTCATCGAATTTGCCGTAGACCCGTGGCCGTTGCGTATCAGGCCAGTTGTACAGCTCTTCCTTGATCGCGTATTCGAGAATCTGGCGTTTTTCTTCGATTACCAGAATTTCCTCCAGCCCACGGGCGAAGGCCTGCGCGCCTTGGGCTTCGAGTGGCCAGACACACCCCACTTTGTAGAGACGAATGCCAAGGCGAACACAGGTTGCGTCATCAAGACCGAGGTCGGCGAGCGCCTGACGCACATCGAGATATGCCTTGCCGGCTGTCATGATGCCGAAGCGCGCCTGAGGTGAGTCAATCTCCACCCGGTCGAGCTTGTTGGCCCGCACATAGGCGAGTGCCGCATACCATTTGTAGTCAAGCAGACGGGCTTCCTGCACCAAGGGCGGATCGGGCCAGCGAATATTCAATCCGCCGTCTGGCATGGCGAAGTCGTTGGGTAAAACGATTTGCAGGCGATGGGGATCAATGTCGACTGAAGCAGAGGACTCGACCACATCCGTCACGCACTTCATCGCAGCCCAAAGGCCTGAATAGCGGCTCATGGCCCAGCCGTGCAGACCGAAGTCGAGATATTCCTGCACGTTCGATGGAAACAGCACCGGCAAGCCGTAAGCCTTTAAAACGTGCTCCGACTGATGAGCGAGCGTAGAGGATTTGGCGGCGTGATCGTCGCCGACCAGCGCCAGCACACCGCCGTGTTGCGCTGATCCCGCTGAATTGCCGTGCTTGAACACGTCACCGGAGCGGTCAACGCCTGGGCCCTTGCCGTACCACATTGAAAAAACGCCGTCGAAGCGAGCGCCTGGATACAGGTTGACTTGCTGTGAGCCCCAGACGGCAGTGGCGGCGAGATCTTCGTTAATGCCTGGCTGGAATACGACGTTGTGTGCGGCAAGATGCGTTTTGGCTTTCCACAACGATTGATCGAGAGCCCCTAGTGGGGAGCCCCGATAGCCAGAGATAAACCCCGCAGTGTTGAGTCCGGCAGCCCGGTCGCGTTCTTGTTGCAGCATCGGCAGGCGCACGAGCGCCTGGATGCCACTCATGTAAGCGCGGCCATGTTCCAGGGTGTATTTGTCATCGAGCGTGACTGAAGATAACGCGGCCTCGAGTGAGGCTCGCTGACCAGCGTCTAGCGGGGCATTCATTATTTGTTCTCCTCCATCCAGTTTGGGATCACCAAAACTTTAGGCTGCAGCATCTTGTGGACGCCTTAACCGCGCGCGTCATAGTGACGTCTTTCCAACGATGGTAGCACTGGGATAAACCCGTCGTGCCGCTGCCGCGTGGCAATGCACTGTGAAAAACGAAGCCATGATTCAGATCCTGGCCCGGTGCGGGGGAGTATCCGGGCAGTACTCGGGCTGTACTTCTTGTAACAAGATCAAAACTGGAAAACGGAACCCGGCATGAGAGCGCTGTCTAATCCCCCTCCTGTGCAATGTCACGCGAATGCCTTATCACCTGGCGATACTTCGCAGCAACAGGTAGCTATACAAGGAGTTAACTTATGCATACCCGTAATATTCAGACCTTCCTCATGGTTTCCGCCGCATTCTTCGCAATGAATGTGCCAGTTCGAGCCCACAGCGCTGGGGCGCTGGCTAATGCCGTAACCTGCTCGACACGGGCGGCATCCGCCCAACCGTCGGCTTCTACTTCTACTTCCGTTGCCGCTTCTGCTTCTCTTGAGACCAGACAGAATTCGCTTTCATGACGCGTCGCATTGCGACGGGTTGAGTGGTTCACGCGCTGACTGTTTTTGCCCATAGGCATAAAACAAGCGTGCAGCGCAAAAAAGGCGAGGATCGCAAGATCCCCGCCTTTTTCATGATGTTGGTGCCGGGCCGGAAACGCTAAACCTTGTCCTGCACCACGCCTCGCCGAATTTGGTCTAGCTCAATCGACTCGAACAGCGCCTTGAAGTTACCTTCGCCAAATCCTTGATTGCCCTTGCGCTGAATAATTTCAAAGAAAATCGGTCCGATCTGGTTCTCGGTAAAGATTTGCAGCAATAAATCTTCCTGAGCCCCGTCGATCAGGATTTTGCGTTGACGCAGCGCATCGAGCGATTCTCCGTGATTGGGCACACGCCGCTCCACCAGCTCATAGTAGGTATCAATCGTATCGAGCAAGGCGATATTAGATTCCCGCAAGCCGTCCACGGTTTGATAGATATCGTTACTCCCCAGCGCGATGTGCTGAATGCCTTCACCACGATAAGCGTCGAGATATTCCTGAATCTGTCCGGCGGTGTCGGAGCCTTCTTCATTGATTGGAATGCGAATCTTGCCGCAGGGCGAGGTCATTGCCTTGGACTTCACGCCAGTGACTTTGCCTTCGATATCGAAATAACGGACTTCCCGAAAATTGAAGAGCCGTTCGTAAAACTCCGCCCATTCCTGCATACGGCCCCGGTGCACGTTGTGCGTCAGATGGTCGATGTAGGTCAGGCCGTGACCGACTGGATTGGGATTTGCTCCAGCGATGGGTTCGAAATCCACGTCGTAGATGCCGATATCGCCGATGCTGTTGGGAGTCGCATTATTTTTGCCACGCCAGCGATCGACGAAATAAATCAGCGAATCGCCTACTCCCTTGATCGCCGGGATATTTAGCTCCATTGGCCCCGTTTTGTTATCGAAACCCCAGGCACCGAGTTCGAGCGCATGCCGATAGGCCTTGGCCGCATCTTGCACACGGAATGCAATGGCGCAGATGGAGGGGCCGTGCAAGCGTGCGAAGCGCTGTGCAAACGAATCTGGTTCAGCGTTGATAAGGAAATTGATTTCGCCCTGGCGGTATAGCGTTACGTCCTTGTGACGATGCCGTGCCACGGCCGTAAAGCCTAGTTGCTCGAACAACTGGCCTAGCGCTTTCGGGTCCGGAGCGGTGTATTCAATGAATTCGAAACCGTCGGTGCCGACGGGATTGTCCCAGGTGGATACCTTCATGTCTGTCTCCTGTAGGGCTATTGGGTGGTTGTGTTATTTGACCGAATGGCGCAAGTGTAAATGCCTCCGTGCGGCAAAAATTTGCGAAATTAATCGTTGGCCGATAGATTTGCGCTATTTTCAAGCGCTTTATGCCTATGGGACGATAGAAAATGGCTGATATCGAGATGGATGCAATAGACCGGCGTATTCTCGCCATTCTTCAGGAGAATGGCCGCTTGTCGAATCAGGAGATTGCCGAGCGCATCAGCCTTTCACCAAGCCCGTGTTTGCGCCGCATCAGACGGCTGGAAGAAGGCGGCGTGATTTGCGGCTATGTCGCATTGCTCGACGCGCAAAAGCTGGGCCTTGGCTTGCTGGCTTATGTCAATGTGCGGCTGGAAAAGCGCGGGGTGCCACTGGCAGGGGCGAATCAGGCTGGAGGTAACCCGCCGTGGGCACGCATCACCCATGCCGAGTGTTTTCGCGCGTCGGTGCAAACCTGGCCGGAAGTCGTGGCATGTCACGCCATGACGGGGGAGATGGATTATTTACTGCGCGTTCGGGTTGAAGACATGGCGCATTTTTCGCGCTTTATGCAGGAGCAGCTCCTACACCATCCGTCGGTGATCGACGTCAAGACCAGTTTTTCACTCGAAACCATTAAGGAAACAACGGCGGTGCCGATTCTTTAAGGGTGCCGGATTTTGTATTTGTCAGCGGGTGGGCGCGTGGGGCACCAACGGCATCAGCGGCGCTTATGCCGCGATGCCTGGGGGCAGGAACGACTCGATGATTTTCGATGCCTGGCGTGCTTGACGCTTTAGTGCGTAGTCGAATACCGCTGCTTGTTCCTGCAGCATTTCGCTCAGGATGCTCGATTGATCGGCTGGTGGCAGCGTTAGATAAGCATCGGCCTCGCCATGGGTGTATTCGATTTTCATCCCTGCTTTCCGGGCGATATGCATCATCGTCGCGTTGCGCGACAGGCAGTGCATATACAGCGTGCTGACGTGAGTGTTGCGGCTGCGGATGGCTGCCCGTTCGAACAGCTTTGAGCCAATGCCTTTACCGCGCGCGTTTTCCAGCACGGAGACGCCAAATTCAGCGGTACGTTCTTTATCTTCTGCGGGGAGATACGCCAAATGGCCAACACCGACTATCTGCAACTGGTTGTTGAATACGCCAAAAACGGTATCGCGGACGAAATCAATCATGCGCACGTAGTTGTCGATCACATGATCGGGCACGATTTGGCCAAAACGGAGCAGGCGGTCGTCTTCAGCTAGCGCGAGAAAGTGCTGCAAAAGACGGTCGCGGTCGTTGGAGGTCAGTTCCCGCACGAGCGCAGGCGAGCCGCTGGCGGCGTATAGCGGGCGCGCAGCCACAGCGGCTGGCATCTGGGCTTGGGTTATCGGCTGGTTCATGCTGGCTCTCCTTGAAACGGGCGAAATGGTGCGCCGCAAGATCGATTTTAGTCGATATGCTATTTGTGATTAGGGAAAACCCGTATTTAAATTGGAGTTCAGTTTCTAGTTATTTTTTGGGATGTTTTTAACTATTTGATTTTGCTGGATTAAATTTATGATTGGCGATGCGTGTTGCATGTCGCTTTGCGGCAACGAAGCTTCTATTTCATGCTGCTTTGCAAAGCCGGATGGCCGATTAGCCTAGATTGGTTCGGTTGGGGTTTTATGGCAGCGGGGACAATGCTGCTGTCGGGTGCCTTCGACTACGGCAATGGCTGCGATCAGCCGCCTGGATGCAGCGATTCAGCAGGTTAACTGCATTGCCTCGTTACTTTCGTCTTTGGTAATAGCGCTTGAGGCCTGCTCAAGAGGGGCTGCTGGCTGCCGCTAGAGCCTACTCATTGAGGTACTCGGGATAGCTGGATTGAGAGTTGGTCTCTGCGACCAGCTTGAGAATCTGGCCATGCCGGGCTTTCGTCCCGTCCAGATGCTCCGGCGGGCCGATTGGTGCGCTAGTTTGATCGGGCGGCGGCGGATGTAGCGGCGCTTAACTCTAGCGTTTGCCGCAGGTGCGGCGCGCCACGCAATTGAATCCGGCCGTAAGCCGCCAGTTCCTGAAGCCGCCAGAAGGCAACGCTATCACTGACCAGAAAGCCCACGTCGGCGGCCATTAACTGCTCGACGACCAGAGCGGCGCGCTGCCAGGTGGAGGACACATGGCCAAGGATGAATGCGTCTAGCTCAGCGAATCCACCGCTCGTGAAAGTGTTGTGACGCCAGCGCCGAGTTTCGCCATTCGCCTGTTTGGCTTCCTGCCATTCGAGTGCAAGGCGGCTGATACGCAGCACAGAGATCGGCGCAGCTTCACCTAGATGGTCGCGTAGCTCATCCCGCTCAAACATGCCAACAGAGGTTGCCTGGTCGGCGCGGCGCTGCCGTGTGTGAGCGGGC is a genomic window of Paraburkholderia bonniea containing:
- a CDS encoding DUF1835 domain-containing protein, which encodes MSTIHITNGDVAAQALRDALHLANRNEIVKALRDDLAVGPLNGIDGPTSLRAEFWQHVLGNTAPNLSDAFNEQALMLEELASGTASVVIWHGQSTGDQLTLRRICYHLRNSPQRLNEVRLSASDLPAHTRQRRADQATSVGMFERDELRDHLGEAAPISVLRISRLALEWQEAKQANGETRRWRHNTFTSGGFAELDAFILGHVSSTWQRAALVVEQLMAADVGFLVSDSVAFWRLQELAAYGRIQLRGAPHLRQTLELSAATSAAARSN